Proteins co-encoded in one Spirosoma endbachense genomic window:
- a CDS encoding RNA polymerase sigma factor, translated as MPIQPSPSDLWYAFRQGDSAAFQQIYRLYAHDLLNYGHKVTNDVPLIEDSIHDLFIELWQSRANLSDTDSIKFYLFRSLRNKINKVRNRDLFFQASDIDSAPVPADDFVIENNLIEREEIEQLFRQLRKSYALLTPRQQEALNLRFYQHFSNEEIAQIMGVNYQSACRFIYSALKTLREVVRIFSLSLLWFELARLV; from the coding sequence GTGCCGATCCAGCCTTCTCCCAGCGACCTATGGTATGCCTTTCGTCAGGGGGATAGTGCGGCCTTTCAACAGATTTACCGACTTTACGCCCATGATCTGCTGAATTACGGCCATAAGGTTACGAACGATGTACCCCTGATCGAGGATAGTATCCATGATCTGTTCATTGAACTCTGGCAAAGCCGGGCTAATCTGAGTGATACTGATTCGATCAAATTCTATCTTTTTCGGTCGTTACGGAATAAAATCAATAAAGTTCGTAACCGGGATTTATTTTTTCAGGCTTCTGATATTGACTCGGCCCCCGTTCCCGCTGATGACTTTGTGATTGAAAACAACCTCATCGAACGCGAGGAAATCGAACAACTTTTCCGACAGCTCCGCAAAAGTTACGCCTTGCTGACACCTCGTCAGCAGGAAGCACTGAACCTGCGGTTCTACCAGCATTTCAGCAACGAAGAGATTGCCCAGATCATGGGCGTCAATTACCAATCGGCCTGTCGTTTTATTTACTCAGCACTGAAAACACTCCGCGAAGTCGTCCGAATTTTTTCGTTATCGCTGCTGTGGTTCGAATTAGCACGATTAGTTTAA
- a CDS encoding GNAT family N-acetyltransferase, giving the protein MTASRPEEMQRHYSNYLIRERHADEPVPYNLLLLADPSPEQIDTYLPDSRIYLLEVEGRIVGIGVWQIYESGAGEVLNLAVAADHQNKGFGKAMLQAIIVAARQSSVQRLLIATGNSSIGQIALYQQQGFDLIDIDRDYFVRLYPEPIWENGIQCRHQLIFQKRLSHT; this is encoded by the coding sequence ATGACAGCAAGTAGGCCAGAGGAGATGCAACGCCATTATTCGAATTACCTGATTCGGGAGCGTCATGCCGACGAACCCGTTCCGTATAACCTGTTGCTCCTGGCGGACCCCAGTCCTGAGCAAATTGATACCTATTTACCCGATAGCCGAATCTATTTGCTGGAGGTGGAGGGTAGGATAGTAGGCATTGGCGTATGGCAGATATACGAATCAGGCGCTGGGGAAGTACTTAATCTGGCCGTTGCCGCTGACCACCAGAACAAGGGATTCGGAAAAGCAATGCTACAGGCAATAATCGTTGCAGCCCGGCAGAGTAGTGTTCAGCGGTTACTGATTGCAACGGGAAATTCAAGCATCGGGCAGATTGCGCTTTACCAGCAACAGGGATTCGACCTGATCGATATTGACCGGGATTATTTTGTACGTCTATATCCCGAACCCATTTGGGAGAACGGTATTCAGTGCAGGCATCAATTGATTTTTCAGAAGCGATTAAGCCACACCTGA